The Lysobacter panacisoli genome includes a window with the following:
- a CDS encoding phosphoenolpyruvate carboxykinase (GTP), with protein sequence MNAISHDVSKPAVAPGSEGSRLASLNAWVAEVAALTKPDAIHWCDGSDAENAALIAQMQRDGTLVKLNEQTHPDSWLHRSHPDDVARVEHLTFVCTSKQDDAGPNNHWMSPSDGHKQMDALFDGCMKGRTMYVIPYCMGPIDSPLSRCGVEITDSPYVVANMRIMTRMGAPALARIEREGKFVRGLHSIGELDPERRFIMHFPEELTIKSFGSGYGGNALLGKKCHALRIASYQARNEGWLAEHMLILGLENPQGETHYVAAAFPSACGKTNLAMLIPPEGYRADGWKVWTVGDDICWMRPGTDGRLYAINPEAGFFGVAPGTSEKSNPNALASIQKNTIFTNVGVTADNQPWWEGLDNGQQPVTDWRGSAYDAAKGPAAHPNSRFTVSAKQCPSYSEQAENPAGVPISAIVFGGRRASLVPLVFEARDWTHGVLVGAAMGSETTAAATGAVGVMRRDPMAMKPFCGYNFADYFSHWLSFDKDGAKLPKIFHVNWFRKGDDGKFLWPGFGENLRVLEWMIQRVKGEASSVETPIGHLPAEGDLNLDGVKLSEEGRAKLFGFDHAGWQAEFASIGEYLDEYGPRMPQALKDEQQRIAKALSN encoded by the coding sequence ATGAATGCCATTTCCCATGACGTCTCGAAACCTGCCGTCGCGCCGGGGAGCGAAGGCAGCAGGCTCGCTTCCCTGAACGCCTGGGTCGCAGAAGTCGCCGCGCTGACAAAGCCCGACGCGATCCACTGGTGCGATGGCAGCGATGCCGAGAACGCCGCGCTGATCGCCCAGATGCAGCGCGATGGGACGCTGGTCAAGCTCAACGAACAGACCCATCCGGACAGCTGGCTGCACCGCTCGCATCCGGACGACGTCGCCCGCGTGGAGCACCTCACCTTCGTGTGCACCAGCAAGCAGGATGATGCCGGCCCGAACAACCACTGGATGTCGCCGTCCGACGGCCACAAACAGATGGACGCGCTCTTCGACGGCTGCATGAAGGGCCGTACGATGTACGTGATCCCGTACTGCATGGGCCCGATCGATTCGCCGCTGTCGCGTTGCGGCGTGGAGATCACCGACAGCCCGTACGTGGTCGCCAACATGCGCATCATGACCCGCATGGGCGCGCCGGCGCTGGCGCGCATCGAGCGCGAAGGCAAGTTCGTGCGCGGCCTGCACTCGATCGGCGAGCTCGATCCGGAACGCCGTTTCATCATGCATTTCCCGGAAGAACTGACGATCAAGTCGTTCGGCTCGGGCTACGGTGGCAACGCGCTGCTCGGCAAGAAGTGCCATGCGCTGCGCATCGCGTCCTACCAGGCGCGCAACGAAGGCTGGCTGGCCGAGCACATGCTGATCCTCGGCCTGGAGAATCCGCAGGGCGAGACGCACTACGTCGCTGCCGCGTTCCCGTCTGCCTGCGGCAAGACGAACCTGGCCATGCTGATTCCGCCGGAGGGCTATCGCGCCGACGGCTGGAAGGTGTGGACCGTGGGCGACGACATCTGCTGGATGCGCCCGGGCACCGATGGCCGCCTGTACGCGATCAATCCGGAAGCCGGTTTCTTCGGCGTCGCGCCGGGCACGTCGGAGAAGTCGAACCCGAACGCGCTGGCCTCGATCCAGAAGAACACCATCTTCACCAACGTCGGCGTCACCGCCGACAACCAACCGTGGTGGGAAGGCCTCGACAACGGCCAGCAGCCGGTCACCGACTGGCGCGGCAGCGCGTACGACGCCGCCAAGGGCCCGGCCGCGCATCCGAACTCGCGCTTCACCGTGTCGGCCAAGCAGTGCCCGAGCTATTCCGAGCAGGCCGAGAATCCGGCCGGCGTGCCGATCAGCGCGATCGTCTTCGGTGGACGCCGCGCCTCGCTGGTACCGCTGGTGTTCGAAGCGCGCGACTGGACGCACGGCGTGCTGGTCGGCGCCGCGATGGGTTCGGAAACCACCGCCGCCGCGACCGGTGCGGTTGGCGTGATGCGCCGCGACCCGATGGCGATGAAGCCGTTCTGCGGCTACAACTTCGCCGACTACTTCAGCCACTGGCTGTCGTTCGACAAGGACGGCGCGAAGCTGCCGAAGATCTTCCACGTCAACTGGTTCCGCAAGGGCGACGACGGCAAGTTCCTGTGGCCGGGCTTCGGCGAGAACCTGCGCGTGCTGGAGTGGATGATCCAGCGCGTGAAGGGCGAAGCGTCGTCGGTGGAAACGCCGATCGGCCATCTGCCGGCGGAAGGCGACCTGAACCTCGACGGCGTGAAGCTGAGCGAGGAAGGGCGTGCCAAGCTGTTCGGATTCGACCATGCCGGCTGGCAGGCCGAGTTCGCCAGCATCGGCGAGTATCTCGACGAATACGGCCCGCGCATGCCGCAGGCCCTGAAGGACGAACAGCAGCGCATCGCCAAGGCCCTGTCCAACTGA
- a CDS encoding 2OG-Fe(II) oxygenase gives MTASNPAALAASRELVIDGRPLRVFDGHLPNVGDYVRGLSRAAFTRTEIARPDTADYRHWATEVKIEALLQQPIFEVTRRAVLGFSNAEHAYRPYRAYTNVASYGDMLFTHTDCLPDQHDLTALWYLCERWDLEWGGETMFFDAQDEVACAVQPRPGRLVIFDGAIKHVGRPPNRICYAPRYTFAIKFERVPAPRG, from the coding sequence ATGACCGCTTCGAACCCCGCCGCGCTCGCGGCCAGTCGTGAACTCGTGATCGACGGCCGCCCCCTGCGGGTGTTCGATGGCCATCTGCCCAACGTGGGCGACTATGTGCGCGGCCTCTCGCGGGCCGCGTTCACGCGCACCGAGATCGCACGCCCGGATACCGCCGACTACCGGCACTGGGCGACCGAGGTGAAGATCGAAGCGCTGTTGCAGCAACCGATCTTCGAGGTGACGCGTCGCGCCGTGCTCGGCTTCTCCAACGCCGAGCACGCGTATCGGCCGTACCGCGCGTACACCAACGTCGCCAGCTACGGCGACATGCTGTTCACCCACACCGACTGCCTGCCCGACCAGCACGACCTGACCGCGCTGTGGTACCTGTGCGAGCGTTGGGATCTGGAATGGGGCGGCGAGACGATGTTCTTCGACGCGCAGGATGAAGTGGCCTGCGCGGTCCAGCCGCGTCCCGGCCGGCTGGTGATATTCGACGGCGCGATCAAGCACGTCGGGCGTCCGCCGAACCGCATCTGCTACGCGCCGCGCTACACCTTCGCGATCAAGTTCGAACGCGTGCCCGCGCCGCGCGGCTGA
- a CDS encoding putative 2OG-Fe(II) oxygenase → MSQTNFKLFPAFAVPMAQDFLPDAERLNAELKALLLAREAEGAKYANPNPSLKQQAGVFESDFNLFSWPDPCVQRLRQFCWGVLGRTLQQINNYSQDEMSRLQIYSHTWFHVTRNGGFTILHTHPMASWSGVYCVAPGEMPADRPESGVLRFHNPHHYANYFLDPGNVRLQVPYHHGSYNVRFQPGQLILFPSWLQHEVLPFFGNDERVTIAFNCWFSMREDGVGGGA, encoded by the coding sequence ATGTCCCAGACGAATTTCAAGCTGTTCCCCGCGTTCGCCGTGCCGATGGCGCAGGATTTCCTGCCCGATGCCGAACGCCTCAATGCCGAGCTCAAGGCACTGCTGCTCGCGCGCGAGGCCGAAGGCGCGAAGTACGCCAATCCGAATCCGTCGCTGAAGCAGCAGGCGGGCGTGTTCGAGAGCGACTTCAACCTGTTCTCGTGGCCCGATCCGTGCGTGCAGCGACTGCGCCAGTTCTGCTGGGGCGTGCTGGGCCGCACGTTGCAGCAGATCAACAACTACAGCCAGGACGAGATGTCGCGGCTGCAGATCTACTCGCATACGTGGTTCCACGTCACCAGGAACGGCGGCTTCACCATCCTGCACACGCACCCGATGGCGTCGTGGTCGGGCGTGTACTGCGTGGCGCCGGGCGAGATGCCGGCAGATCGACCGGAATCGGGCGTGCTGCGCTTCCACAACCCGCACCACTACGCCAACTACTTCCTCGATCCGGGCAACGTGCGACTGCAGGTGCCCTACCACCACGGCAGCTACAACGTCCGCTTCCAGCCGGGGCAGCTGATCCTATTCCCGTCGTGGCTGCAGCACGAGGTACTGCCGTTCTTCGGCAACGACGAACGCGTCACCATCGCCTTCAACTGCTGGTTCTCGATGCGCGAGGACGGTGTCGGTGGCGGTGCCTGA
- a CDS encoding tetratricopeptide repeat-containing sulfotransferase family protein — translation MATKASSVSAPALLAQAQQLILSKQPAAGLAAFVRLTEQFPRYAEGWFQRSGTEVGLARGLTAIASARHAVALEPSRALYRAHLAQTQVNYGLWGDALETLVPLRRIDPSNLEPRIANSVGSALSLCGLENEAQPWFESAAARSSDTPTYAYNHAVGLLYTGDVAASRDALVALTERFPDFAKAHWSLSSNRSAEPEAGRVDTLYAALQRARSAVDEVMYCYALFNTLDALGRTGEAFQELEHGMRLQRARLAYNREDIRALQDISAKVSTSLPATGADDAPGTTPIFVLGLPRSGTTLVERILGNHPDVATGGETTCFSAALREQWQIETVNPMLSSVPIEHFDKPVAFDRLAARYRQLTAFKAGDKPFLSDKYPFNFMLVPWIVRAFPNARIVHLRRDPVDTCFGNLKQLFSGQYGACYSQQDMAAYYDAYRDMMARWDELFPGRIHHVDYPRLVTEPESTAAELLAYCRLPEMPDAWRIENNERTVATASSAQVRQPINRKGLDAWRRYADQLRPLADHFGAT, via the coding sequence ATGGCTACGAAGGCTTCCTCCGTCAGCGCGCCTGCCCTGCTCGCCCAGGCACAGCAGCTGATCCTGAGCAAACAACCGGCCGCCGGCCTTGCGGCGTTCGTGCGCCTGACCGAACAGTTTCCCCGCTACGCCGAAGGCTGGTTCCAGCGCAGCGGCACGGAAGTCGGACTCGCACGCGGCCTGACGGCCATCGCATCGGCGCGCCACGCCGTGGCGCTGGAGCCTTCGCGCGCGCTGTATCGCGCGCACCTGGCGCAAACGCAGGTGAACTACGGGCTGTGGGGCGACGCACTGGAAACACTGGTGCCGTTGCGCCGCATCGATCCGTCGAACCTCGAGCCACGCATCGCCAATTCGGTGGGTTCCGCCCTGTCGCTGTGCGGCCTGGAAAACGAAGCACAACCGTGGTTCGAATCCGCCGCGGCCCGCAGCAGCGACACGCCGACCTACGCCTACAACCACGCCGTGGGCTTGTTGTACACGGGCGATGTCGCCGCATCGCGCGACGCGTTGGTCGCCCTGACGGAACGTTTCCCCGACTTCGCCAAGGCGCACTGGTCGCTGAGTTCCAACCGCAGCGCGGAGCCGGAAGCCGGGCGCGTCGACACGCTGTATGCCGCGCTGCAGCGCGCGCGCAGCGCCGTCGACGAAGTGATGTACTGCTACGCCCTGTTCAACACGCTCGACGCACTCGGCCGCACCGGCGAGGCGTTCCAGGAACTCGAACACGGCATGCGCCTGCAGCGCGCGCGCCTGGCCTACAACCGCGAGGACATCCGCGCACTGCAGGACATCAGCGCGAAGGTGTCGACCTCGCTGCCGGCCACCGGCGCGGACGATGCGCCGGGCACGACGCCGATCTTCGTCCTCGGCTTGCCGCGCTCGGGAACCACGCTGGTCGAGCGCATCCTCGGCAACCATCCGGACGTCGCCACCGGTGGCGAAACGACGTGTTTTTCCGCTGCCTTGCGCGAGCAATGGCAGATCGAGACGGTCAATCCGATGCTCAGCTCGGTGCCCATCGAGCACTTCGACAAGCCGGTGGCGTTCGACAGGCTCGCCGCGCGCTATAGGCAACTGACGGCGTTCAAGGCCGGCGACAAGCCCTTCCTGTCGGACAAGTATCCCTTCAACTTCATGCTGGTGCCGTGGATCGTGCGGGCCTTCCCGAACGCGCGGATCGTGCACCTGCGTCGCGACCCGGTCGACACCTGCTTCGGCAACCTCAAGCAGCTGTTCTCCGGCCAGTACGGCGCCTGCTATTCGCAGCAGGACATGGCGGCCTACTACGACGCTTACCGCGACATGATGGCGCGCTGGGATGAGCTGTTCCCGGGCCGCATCCACCATGTCGATTACCCGCGCCTGGTGACCGAACCGGAAAGCACCGCGGCCGAACTGCTCGCGTATTGCCGCCTGCCCGAAATGCCCGACGCGTGGCGCATCGAGAACAACGAACGCACCGTGGCCACCGCGTCCAGCGCGCAGGTGCGCCAGCCCATCAACCGCAAGGGCCTGGACGCATGGCGGCGTTATGCCGACCAGTTGCGTCCGTTGGCGGACCATTTCGGCGCGACCTGA
- a CDS encoding TonB-dependent receptor plug domain-containing protein codes for MTFKTSQLRDAITVALAVGATAVTANAFAQEAEQEATTLGRVEVTGSRIKRVDTETSQPILTLDRQAIENTGVTSIGDVIQQISANGSALNTSFNNGGNGQTQVDLRNLGSNRTLVLVNGRRWVTGLAGAVDLNTIPIAAVERVEVLKDGASAIYGSDAIAGVVNIITRQNFDGASASAFYGTTSEGDGTQQAYDFIIGSTTDRSNVMLGANYVKQEPIFAGDREISAVPSFGLPGNNVNAGASSTSRFGRFDYPAQGAGTLTLRPGAEGCVNNQVCDPSVVSQFRAFSLNTDGFNFAPENYLSTPQERIGLFGQARFDINDRVSFKAEALYNERRSEQYLAPQPISWGETLPAGFNSPTSLAYTFNLSEDSIYNPFGTDITRVQTRGPSFSPRRFSQDVDTYRFAGGFDGTFELGDRYFAWDVGMSYTDNHEDDTTTGLQNLARIRDAVGPSMIVNGVPICVSTPGDATSVIAGCVPWNVMGNAEDATPQMLEYINYVDHGTIKDEQKSYIANISGDMFELPGGMAAFAAGYERRDVNGAFSPDALASSGLTTGSQATATAGGYKVDEVYLELSLPVLKDLPGADLLEFQLAGRYSDYSTFGDTFNPKFGFKWKPMEDLLIRGNWSKGFRAPSINELFAGEADNFPTLYDPCDANNLYAATATGQLSDAGVAAVTANCLADGVPADYGQPNPQIRTTIGGNPNLQPETSESTTFGAVWSPSFLEGFSVSLDWWKIDIDDPIQVVDIQEAIDACYLALPGARDANSCAVFTRDATTGDVADVDATLQNQGFRNVEGYDFTLDYSFETSVGKFRVNWDNSYISKYETQIAEGSAVVSRVGNISTNFPVWRWRSNIDLSWERGDWDASLMGRYYSALDEECEGPVLAAVYAEQPEFENLCSAPRRPTTDFTGTSAVTPENTLDETMYWDVQVGTKLPWNARVAVGVNNVFDEDPPVSYTAFANSFDPQYEMPGQFYYIRYDQKF; via the coding sequence ATGACTTTCAAGACCAGCCAGCTCCGCGATGCGATCACGGTTGCGCTTGCCGTGGGCGCCACGGCAGTAACCGCAAACGCATTCGCGCAGGAAGCCGAACAGGAGGCCACCACGCTCGGACGCGTGGAGGTGACCGGTTCGCGAATCAAGCGCGTCGATACTGAAACTTCGCAGCCCATCCTCACCCTTGACCGCCAGGCCATCGAAAACACCGGTGTGACCTCGATCGGCGATGTGATCCAGCAGATCTCGGCCAACGGTTCGGCACTCAACACCAGCTTCAACAACGGCGGTAACGGTCAGACCCAGGTCGACCTGCGCAACCTCGGCTCCAACCGCACCCTGGTGCTGGTCAACGGCCGTCGCTGGGTCACCGGCCTTGCCGGCGCGGTGGACCTCAACACCATTCCGATCGCCGCGGTGGAACGCGTGGAAGTGCTGAAGGACGGCGCCTCCGCGATCTATGGTTCCGACGCCATCGCGGGCGTCGTGAACATCATCACCCGCCAGAACTTCGACGGTGCCTCGGCTTCGGCCTTCTACGGCACCACCAGCGAAGGCGACGGCACGCAGCAGGCCTACGACTTCATCATCGGCAGCACGACCGACCGCTCCAACGTGATGTTGGGCGCGAACTACGTGAAGCAGGAGCCGATCTTCGCCGGCGATCGCGAGATCTCGGCGGTTCCGTCGTTCGGCCTGCCGGGCAACAACGTCAACGCAGGCGCGTCGTCGACCAGCCGCTTCGGTCGCTTCGACTATCCGGCGCAGGGTGCCGGCACGCTCACGCTGCGTCCGGGCGCCGAGGGCTGCGTCAACAACCAGGTCTGCGACCCGTCCGTCGTCAGCCAGTTCCGCGCGTTCTCGCTCAACACCGACGGCTTCAACTTCGCGCCGGAAAACTACCTGTCGACGCCGCAGGAGCGCATCGGTCTCTTCGGCCAGGCGCGCTTCGACATCAACGACCGCGTGTCGTTCAAGGCCGAGGCGCTGTACAACGAGCGTCGTTCGGAGCAGTACCTGGCGCCGCAGCCGATCAGCTGGGGTGAAACCCTGCCGGCCGGCTTCAACTCGCCGACCTCGCTGGCGTACACCTTCAATCTCAGCGAAGACAGCATCTACAACCCGTTCGGCACCGACATCACGCGCGTGCAGACCCGCGGCCCGAGCTTCTCGCCGCGCCGGTTCTCGCAGGACGTGGACACCTACCGGTTCGCCGGTGGTTTCGACGGTACCTTCGAGCTGGGCGATCGCTACTTCGCGTGGGACGTGGGCATGTCGTACACCGACAACCACGAAGACGACACCACCACCGGCCTGCAGAACCTGGCCCGCATCCGCGACGCCGTCGGCCCCTCGATGATCGTCAACGGCGTGCCGATCTGCGTGAGCACCCCGGGCGATGCGACCTCGGTCATCGCCGGCTGCGTACCGTGGAACGTCATGGGCAACGCCGAAGACGCTACGCCGCAGATGCTCGAGTACATCAACTACGTCGACCACGGCACCATCAAGGACGAGCAGAAGTCGTACATCGCCAACATCTCGGGCGACATGTTCGAACTGCCGGGCGGCATGGCGGCCTTCGCGGCCGGCTATGAGCGTCGCGACGTCAACGGTGCCTTCAGCCCCGACGCGTTGGCCTCCTCGGGCCTGACCACGGGCAGCCAGGCCACCGCGACTGCGGGCGGCTACAAGGTCGACGAGGTGTACCTCGAACTGAGCCTGCCGGTCCTCAAGGATCTGCCGGGGGCGGACCTGCTGGAGTTCCAGCTGGCCGGCCGCTACTCCGACTACTCCACCTTTGGCGACACCTTCAATCCGAAGTTCGGATTCAAGTGGAAGCCGATGGAGGACCTGCTGATCCGCGGTAACTGGAGCAAGGGCTTCCGTGCGCCGTCGATCAACGAGCTGTTCGCCGGCGAGGCGGACAACTTCCCGACCCTGTACGACCCGTGCGATGCGAACAACCTGTACGCAGCCACGGCCACCGGCCAGCTCAGCGACGCCGGCGTCGCCGCGGTGACGGCGAACTGCCTTGCCGACGGCGTGCCTGCCGATTACGGCCAGCCGAACCCGCAGATCCGCACGACCATCGGCGGCAACCCGAACCTGCAGCCGGAAACCTCGGAATCCACGACCTTCGGTGCCGTGTGGAGCCCGAGCTTCCTCGAAGGCTTCAGCGTGAGCCTGGACTGGTGGAAGATCGACATCGACGATCCGATCCAGGTGGTCGACATCCAGGAAGCGATCGACGCGTGCTACCTGGCGCTGCCGGGTGCGCGTGACGCCAACTCCTGCGCGGTGTTCACCCGCGATGCGACCACCGGCGACGTCGCCGACGTCGATGCCACCCTGCAAAACCAGGGCTTCCGCAACGTCGAAGGCTACGACTTCACGCTGGACTACAGCTTCGAGACGAGCGTCGGCAAGTTCCGCGTCAACTGGGACAACTCGTACATCTCCAAGTACGAAACCCAGATCGCGGAAGGTTCGGCCGTGGTGTCGCGCGTGGGCAACATCTCCACGAACTTCCCGGTCTGGCGCTGGCGCTCCAACATCGACCTGTCGTGGGAACGTGGCGACTGGGATGCCTCGCTCATGGGCCGTTACTACTCGGCGCTGGATGAGGAATGCGAAGGCCCGGTCCTGGCCGCGGTCTACGCCGAGCAGCCGGAGTTCGAGAACCTGTGCTCGGCGCCGCGTCGTCCGACCACGGACTTCACCGGCACGTCGGCCGTCACCCCGGAGAACACCCTGGACGAGACGATGTACTGGGACGTGCAGGTCGGCACCAAGCTGCCGTGGAACGCCCGCGTCGCGGTGGGCGTGAACAACGTGTTCGACGAAGACCCGCCGGTCTCGTACACCGCGTTCGCCAACAGCTTCGACCCGCAGTACGAAATGCCCGGTCAGTTCTACTACATCCGTTACGACCAGAAGTTCTGA
- a CDS encoding TonB-dependent receptor domain-containing protein — protein sequence MPLKTHPLRSAITFALAMGSTTAGVAVAQEAQEAQEATTLDRIEVTGTRIRQVDLETAQPVLQITRQDIEKQGFQSVGDILQNITATGSPPVSRAAPLSAGEASGGTFISMRNLGAARTLVLMNGKRLGVTTGGLSDISTIPAAAVERIEVLKDGASSIYGSDAIAGVINIITRSNFEGAAASVYYGQYDEGDGGITNGSFIMGFSGDRGSLTAAGEWSKEDEVWASDRPYSAFPRSENHPTDNWTPVGFDGGFNSVAAQAFPNVVYVPATATNPSRSTRVVLRPGGDSRNPADWVAQDQNVGACAPNTLTSTGPQGCVAGSTLHKANSNEQMTLRQPIERQALNIDGIYDITDNVRFRTNLLYSHRISTRSIAGYPMQAASFGTPMAANSYFNPVPGTAIGSWWRRTWEVPRVTESDLTTYRFAGAFEGSFDFADRTFDWDVSYLNNTNRNVQSSYGNLNLANVRAAVGPSYLETAPGANQGQVRCGVPGAPIAGCQVWNPFLTFGATGPGSLTNNKALQDYLFQEEHSTGETETTVMSANLAGTILALPAGDLGFAAGVEHRKEQGEFTPDALSVTGGSTNLAGGPTDGQYTVDEIYAEFQVPILADLPFARELTLSVATRYSDYDTFGDTTNNKFGLKWKPIDSLLVRATFADGFRAPTISDLYGGSSQTFSQYTDPCDTVRGEAATNATVRNNCINGVGGNGALGALGNTYRQLGQGFAPVGTTPAQTPVAFTSGSNPDLTPEISTSQTVGFVWSPSFIEGFNVALDWWKIRISDTIVADSPTTMLNDCYVVGIASRCVAPVGTSPGFTRDPANGIPTVFFGNRNAGFRKVEGFDFDLTYRLPTESWGNFTLSSTSTYTSSDILVSTNDARYALSSVGFAGAGNPHRIRSNMNLTWEMGQFGASWMARYYSGMKEACTYFTPTGGPNPPPNGPRPPDVTVDHLECNEIVQAPTGAFIPGTFNPASSLARRREVGSVTFHDVQVRYETPWNATVSLGANNVFDKQPPVMYSQPNSNFSFDGEYDIGRFWYMKYTQRF from the coding sequence TGCAGATCACCCGCCAGGACATCGAAAAGCAGGGCTTCCAGTCGGTCGGTGACATCCTGCAGAACATCACTGCAACCGGTTCGCCGCCGGTCAGCCGCGCCGCGCCGCTGTCGGCCGGTGAAGCTTCGGGCGGTACCTTCATCAGCATGCGTAACCTGGGCGCTGCCCGTACGCTGGTGCTGATGAACGGCAAGCGCCTGGGCGTGACCACGGGCGGCCTGTCCGACATCTCGACGATCCCGGCTGCCGCCGTGGAGCGCATCGAAGTCCTGAAGGACGGCGCCTCCTCGATCTACGGCTCCGACGCGATCGCCGGCGTGATCAACATCATCACGCGCAGCAACTTCGAAGGCGCAGCCGCCAGCGTCTACTACGGTCAGTACGACGAAGGCGACGGTGGCATCACCAACGGCTCCTTCATCATGGGCTTCTCGGGTGACCGCGGTTCGCTGACCGCCGCCGGCGAGTGGTCGAAGGAAGACGAGGTGTGGGCGTCGGATCGTCCGTACAGCGCGTTCCCGCGTTCGGAGAACCACCCGACCGACAACTGGACCCCGGTTGGTTTCGACGGTGGCTTCAACAGCGTCGCTGCTCAGGCTTTCCCGAACGTCGTCTACGTTCCGGCGACCGCCACCAACCCGAGCCGCTCGACCCGCGTCGTGCTGCGTCCGGGCGGCGACTCGCGCAATCCGGCCGACTGGGTCGCCCAGGACCAGAACGTCGGTGCATGCGCACCGAACACCCTGACCAGCACCGGCCCGCAGGGTTGCGTCGCAGGCTCGACGCTGCACAAGGCCAACTCGAACGAGCAGATGACCCTGCGTCAGCCGATCGAGCGCCAGGCGCTGAACATCGACGGCATCTACGACATCACGGATAACGTCCGCTTCCGCACCAACCTGCTGTACAGCCACCGCATCAGCACCCGCTCCATCGCGGGCTACCCGATGCAGGCGGCTTCGTTCGGCACGCCGATGGCGGCCAACAGCTACTTCAACCCGGTTCCGGGCACCGCGATCGGCAGCTGGTGGCGTCGTACGTGGGAAGTGCCGCGCGTGACCGAAAGCGACCTGACCACGTACCGCTTCGCCGGTGCGTTCGAAGGCAGCTTCGACTTCGCCGACCGCACCTTCGACTGGGACGTCTCGTACCTCAACAACACCAACCGCAACGTCCAGTCGTCGTACGGCAACCTGAACCTCGCCAACGTCCGCGCTGCTGTCGGTCCGTCGTACCTCGAGACCGCCCCGGGTGCGAACCAGGGTCAGGTGCGCTGCGGCGTGCCGGGCGCCCCGATCGCCGGCTGCCAGGTCTGGAATCCCTTCCTGACCTTCGGTGCGACCGGTCCGGGCTCGCTGACGAACAACAAGGCGCTGCAGGACTACCTGTTCCAGGAAGAGCATTCGACGGGTGAAACCGAGACGACGGTGATGTCGGCGAACCTGGCCGGCACCATCCTCGCGCTGCCGGCGGGCGACCTCGGCTTCGCGGCCGGTGTCGAACACCGCAAGGAACAGGGCGAGTTCACGCCGGACGCGCTGTCGGTCACCGGCGGCTCGACCAACCTCGCCGGCGGTCCGACCGACGGCCAGTACACGGTCGACGAAATCTACGCCGAGTTCCAGGTGCCGATCCTGGCCGACCTGCCGTTCGCTCGCGAACTGACCCTGAGCGTCGCAACCCGTTACTCGGATTACGACACCTTCGGCGACACGACCAACAACAAGTTCGGCCTGAAGTGGAAGCCGATCGACTCGCTGCTGGTCCGCGCCACCTTCGCTGACGGTTTCCGCGCTCCGACGATCTCCGACCTCTACGGCGGCAGCTCGCAGACGTTCTCGCAGTACACCGACCCCTGCGACACCGTCCGCGGTGAAGCAGCCACCAACGCCACGGTGCGCAACAACTGCATCAACGGCGTCGGCGGCAACGGTGCACTCGGCGCGCTGGGCAACACCTACCGCCAGCTGGGCCAGGGCTTCGCTCCGGTCGGCACCACGCCGGCACAGACGCCGGTCGCCTTCACCTCCGGCTCGAACCCGGATCTGACGCCGGAAATCTCGACCTCGCAGACCGTCGGTTTCGTGTGGAGCCCGAGCTTCATCGAAGGCTTCAACGTGGCGCTGGACTGGTGGAAGATCCGCATCTCCGACACGATCGTCGCCGACTCCCCGACCACCATGCTCAACGACTGCTACGTCGTCGGCATCGCGTCGCGCTGCGTCGCTCCGGTCGGTACGAGCCCGGGCTTCACGCGCGATCCGGCGAACGGCATCCCGACGGTGTTCTTCGGCAACCGCAACGCCGGTTTCCGCAAGGTCGAGGGCTTCGACTTCGACCTGACCTACCGTCTGCCGACCGAGTCGTGGGGTAACTTCACCCTGTCGTCGACCAGCACGTACACCTCGAGCGACATCCTGGTCAGCACCAACGACGCACGTTACGCGCTGTCGTCGGTCGGTTTCGCCGGCGCCGGCAACCCGCACCGCATCCGTTCGAACATGAACCTGACCTGGGAAATGGGTCAGTTCGGTGCGAGCTGGATGGCGCGCTACTACTCGGGCATGAAGGAAGCTTGCACGTACTTCACCCCGACCGGTGGCCCGAACCCGCCGCCGAACGGCCCGCGTCCGCCGGACGTGACCGTGGACCACCTGGAGTGCAACGAGATCGTGCAGGCCCCGACCGGCGCGTTCATCCCGGGCACGTTCAACCCGGCGAGCTCGCTGGCGCGTCGTCGCGAAGTCGGTTCGGTCACCTTCCACGACGTCCAGGTCCGTTACGAGACCCCGTGGAACGCCACCGTCTCGCTGGGTGCGAACAACGTGTTCGACAAGCAGCCGCCGGTCATGTATTCGCAGCCGAACTCGAACTTCAGCTTCGACGGCGAGTACGACATCGGTCGCTTCTGGTACATGAAGTACACGCAGCGCTTCTGA